The genome window gacacagggagaaagtAAGGACTTTTCAGGCAGGACAACCATTGCACATACAAAGATCTAGAAGAATGAATCAGCAGAATATTTAGAGAATTACAAGTAAAGCATCAAAAAATAACACTTAAGATAAGGGAATGTGGATGTGGGAGGCTAAAATAAATACGGTTTATACTTTACATAGGAGTCAGATCATGAACGactctatttgtttcttttcttacagTTTTCAATATGATCGCACAGCTATTTATTAAACAACCACGTCCTTTGGGTGTACCTCCTCAATGGGGTCAAAGCAATACTTGAAAAGGATTCTGAATTCCCCAAgttaaagatacaaaaaaaaaagaagaggaaaaagaagaagaagaagaagaagaagaagaagaagaagaagaagaagaagaaaagaaagaagaaagaaaggaaagaaagaaagaaagaaagaaagaaagaaagaaagaaagaagaaagaaaggaaagaaagaaagaaagaaagaaagaaagaaagaaagaagaaataaagaaagaaagaaagaaaagaaagaaagaagaaagaatgaaagaaagaaaagaaagaaagaaagaaaaaaagaaagaaagaaaataaaacacccaGAATCCAGTCACATTTAATGTGACAAGGTAAAGGAGTGGGAGTGCTACTGTATCAAATTTAATTTGTGCAAAATTATCGTCTCTAGTAACATCAGTTTTCTTGCTCTACTTTGTTTAGAGTTTAGACTACTTTAGAAAGGCTTGATCTCCGCGTCTATCTAAACACTGATTCACTTACAGCAAGCTGCAAGCAAACATTGGTCTTACTAATACCCGACAAATCCACAAGGTGTTAGTTGCACACAATTTTGTATAAAAGGTGAATGAGACTTAACTCAGCCTACAGCTTTCCCTAGACAAGGCAGCCGGCCACAGGTGAGTCTCAGCATCTACAGTGACCAAGTAGTGACAGTTACTTTTGAAACTGCAGATTTCTCAGGATCTGAAGAACACATCTAGAGTTTTTGAACTCTGCTCATGTAGGAAATGTGTGCTTGTCACCCTGGCTTCTTGAATATGGTTAATACAGTGTAATTCTTTTTAGCAATCAATTGATTTTGTGAAACAGTCTTATTTAAAACACAGGTGGGTAGAAGTGAATGGAAATGTTTATGAAATGCTAAAAAATGATGAACTAATTTTGcaatatagaattttatttttcaacaaaaatagtctttaaaatgataataaaaggaCAAATATGACAATCACAATTACTTGCTTCAGGGTAATCATTTTAAGACATTAGGCGGTAATACTCTCATCTTTAAATACTGCTCTACTTAAATCATTATATTGGCATTTTGCCCTATGATATGTTTCTATTATACtttgacacaaaacaatgaaggaggaggagggtaagAAAAACTATCTGTTCAAGGAactaggaagaaaagagaaaggaagggaaataatTGCTGGAGCAAATGTGACTGGGGCAGATGGACAGACCAATTCATTTTGGTTTCATCAACTTACATAATAATGATATAATTctttggttttttggtttctcATGGGACTTAATTGTTTGCTTCCTAGTCCAGGATGAAGTCAGTCCTGTTTGGCTTTCTTTTCTGTTGCTGGAAAGCAATTTGCTGCAACAGCTGTGAGCTGACCAACATCACCATCACCGTGGAGAAAGAAGaatgtggcttctgcctcagcatCAACACCACTTGGTGTGCGGGCTACTGCTACACCCGGGTAGGAACATGGCTTcgctggaagggagggagggtgctGAGGGTCTGCAGAAGGCAACTTCCAGTAATTCCCAcgttattactattttaattttcccaAGTCATAGCCATGAGTCCTCTAACCAATACTGTTTGTGTTATGATTAAGGTTAATTACCAGAATATCAGTTAGATGTTTTGAGTCTGGGTTTGATTTCGAGTAAATTTAGGGAAGCCTCAGCTTTGATCTGATCAATTTGGTAAGATGTCAACTctgcatttcaaaagaaaaagaaaggaattttatGGTAGATTTTACATATTGAGAGATAAACATGTAAGCATACATATATTTAGTAATAGATCTACAATATTCCCAAAAAAAACTAATCCTCATGTagatgtatttttataatattatgtaTTGCTATTTCTATGTAATTGAAGCCATATCTTTGCAATAGAAATAGTACCGAAGTATGTTTCTAAGccacataaaaacacaaacaaccaCGTTATATAAACTGCTGTATTGGCCCTCCTGAATATAAATGCCAACAAGCAGCAATCAATCCTTGCAGACTGGTAGAACCAAAGCAAATCTACAAACACACTCACTTTTTATACTGTTGAGAAAGCCAAGGCACAGAGGCATAAAACCATTCATTTGTAGTCACAGAGTTTCTTTGCATCAATTCAAGTAAGAAGGCagcttctgcttttcttttcttttttttttttttttttttttgtccccctTAGCACCTGGCTTTCTATGCAGAATTCCATTCTGCAAACTGAAGTTGAAACTGGcaactttttaatgaaatatacttTATTGGGTGGTAAATATACATAAGTGTGATCTACCTCCACTTATACcattggtccccaacccccgggccgcggaccggtaccggtccatgggccatttggtaccggtccacaaagaaagaataaataacttatattatttccattttatttatatttaaatctgaatgatgttttatttttaaaaaatgaccaaattccctctgtcacatccgtctaagactcactcttggcgcttgtctcggtcacgtgatacatttatccatcccaccctaaaggctggtccataaaaatattttctgacattaaaccggtccatggcccaaaaaaggttggggaccactgacttataCAATTTATTAAACCTTCTTAAGATACAGACTTGGTAGTATGATGTTGAAATAAATTAAACAGCAGTACCAATTTCTTCCCTCAGTGCAAATAGTGTTATTTTATTAGAAAGGGTTAGAACACATGCATTCTACCTGGATTAAAAGTTCCGATATGCAAACCACATATCCCTTGACACTCAAGGTACTGcaaaatataaagcatttaagGGAGGAACATCTCTACAAACCAGTGGAATATTTCACATCTTACGTGAGCCTCCATAGTCATGTTAAGCTAAGCATCAACCTTTCATAGTATGTCTCTTTGACCTTCAATCAACACTCAGGGACAATGTATTGGGAATCATTTTCTGAGAAATTAAACTTCAGTGTTTTATGGCTTAAGTTGTCATTAATATAGTTTTCGACTAAGTACAAAAAGTCAACTTAAAATCTGTCATGTTTCCCTGGCTCATTGTTTTTCTATATTGAAATTCAAAGTTTCTCTTCAGtttgagaaataatattttgctACAGACATAGGGAGTGGGGAaaggaataaattatattttctgtaaGATTTCCAGAACCACCAGAAACACGCTATAGCATATAGGTAGGTCATTTATGAGCTCTTGTTCCCTTGGTTAGGAATTCCACAAGTGAGCTTTAGTGGGCAGATATTAGAGCAAGAAATATTAAATTCCTGTCTGGTTTTGATTATGCTAAGTAGAACCTTCCAGAATATTGTGATCTAATGGTACCCTTCCTAAACTCCTCAGGATCTGGTGTACAAGGACCCAGCCAGGCGCAACACCCAGAAAACGTGTACCTTCAAGGAGCTGGTGTACGAGACAGTGAGTGTGCCCGGTTGTGCTCACCAGGCGGACTCCGTGTACACGTACCCAGTAGCCACTGCATGTCACTGTGGCAAGTGTGACAGGGACAGTACTGACTGCACTGTGCAAGGCCTGGGGCCCAGCTACTGCTCtttcagtgaaataaaagaataaagagcaaTGGCATTGCAGGCTGCCTACATTTGTCCTGAAGGACCAAGCCATTCAAAAGGTCCGTGTGTGTACAACATGCCCAGGCCGCACGCCACTGTGGGCTAGGGGAGCGTCACACCCCACTGATCCCGGCTCTCCAGAGTTTGAGAGTGCCATAACTGAGGGTGCTGGGGACAGGAGCCTGTCCCACTCAACCCTGGATCTTAGGTCTGGTTCCTTACGTTTTATTTAGTCTTTCTTAACTTATGGACACATGGGTACTTTTCTCTTTAACAGTCTTAGACACCCTCTCAGCCAGTCCCTCCCTCTTAGAGATGGAGTTAACGATGCCCAGAGGGAAGACGTGAGCTGGGAGTGGGCGCAAGTACTGAAGGCAGCATTCTTCTGGTAGGCCCTTGGGCTCTCCACAGCAGGGCCAGCAGCTTCATGACTGTAGCCCAGCACTACGCCTGGGACATAACAAGAAACTCAACAATGGCTTTTTCAAGGAAAGTGAGATCAGAAAGGTAAGCCATAGGGAATACTGTAAGAGGGTGGCTGGCAGGGCTGCCCCAGCCACGCAGTCAGTCCACGGGTGAGGGCATCAGCTCCACTGCGCAGCAACTCCGCTGGCGTGTGGAACGCTGGGACAGGAGGCAGCTCTGTGAACTGCTCGGTGCCAAAGGGGAGGAAGATTTCCTAGCTATTACGACCAAGCCCTTTACAGAAGGGCAAAAGCAAGAAATGTTTCTGTGGGCCTCTGGAAATTAGCCCGCATCTGTGCCATCATTTAAACAAATTGAACAAATGCTGTCAGGCTCCTGCAGAAAAACTCCCTttggaaagtaaaataaacaaaactgtacCAACCTTCCCCCCGGGCGGGTGTTCACTCTGTGGAATAGAGGGGGACTTGAAAATGGGTTTGAAAGGAATTTCAGCAACCTATTAAGTTATTGACAAATATAGTTGTGTAAAGAAATAGCTCTTTTAGAAAGAATTAGCcatgagggaaaaaaaacaaaaacaaaaaaaaccttgatgTTTTCTAGAATCCTGTATCCATCTTCTCTTTTGTGTGTACGTGTTCTCCCAAATCTATGGTTTCCTTCAAGAGGGTTCAACTGGAAACTATTGCATGAGttgatttcttttaaagatgTTACCTTTCTTAGGTATGTACTTGTTTCACACTTACAATGTTTAACTAATCTATTTCAACTTtagttttttaataataatgttagCTGCTAGAGTCATTGATTTCAATTTTTTCACAAACAGCTAAACATATGTGCATGTTTATAATATTagcaggaaaaaaatgttaacgTGTAACTTCTAGTGCTCTGTAAATATTACttgttctcactttttaaaatattaaaaaaaatgatttctttgcatttctaaaagtatttctttatttcaattttctgtcatttttttgaagtcattttctaagaaaaaaatcacagagtGGTCGGGGACACTGAAGATTCTCTAggtcatttctttcatttcttttttttttggcaaaaacagagagagttagagagggacagtcagggacagacagacagacaggaagggaggagatgagaaatatcaattcttcgttgcggctccttggttattcattgattgatttctcatatgtgccttggccgggggctacagcagaccaggtgaccccttgctctagccagaaacCTTTtcccaagctagtgagccttgttcaaaccagatgagcctgtactcaagctggcgacctcggggtcttgaacctgggtcctcaacagcccagtccgacactctatccactgtgccactgcctggtcaggccatttcttcAATTTCTGAGATGGAAAAATTAAAGGCCAGGATGATAAGATCACAGCCAAGACCACAAAGACTGCTCGCGGCAGCACCAGGATTAG of Saccopteryx bilineata isolate mSacBil1 chromosome 1, mSacBil1_pri_phased_curated, whole genome shotgun sequence contains these proteins:
- the FSHB gene encoding follitropin subunit beta, translated to MKSVLFGFLFCCWKAICCNSCELTNITITVEKEECGFCLSINTTWCAGYCYTRDLVYKDPARRNTQKTCTFKELVYETVSVPGCAHQADSVYTYPVATACHCGKCDRDSTDCTVQGLGPSYCSFSEIKE